Proteins co-encoded in one Natronorubrum daqingense genomic window:
- a CDS encoding glutamate--tRNA ligase, whose amino-acid sequence MNDDLRERVEREAEKHALLNAVKHESDANVGAIMGPLMGENPDFREHGDEIPGVIGGVIGRVNDLSYDEKRDRLEELAPEELAEIEAEDEEDEHDLPDLPRADEYDEIRMRCAPNPNGPWHVGHARMPAVIGTYRDRYDGWFCVRFDDTDPETKRPDLTAYDSILEDLEYLGFEPDDVFRASDRLETYYDHARELIELGGAYTCSCSGEEFSELKNSGEACPHRDKDVETVLEEFEDMIVGEYESGEMVLRVKTDIEHKNPALRDWVAFRMIDTPHPREEASQYRCWPMLDFQSGVDDHLIGITHIIRGIDLQDSAKRQRFVYDYFDWEYPEVVHWGHVQIDAYDVKMSTSTISELIDAGELEGWDDPRVPTLKSLRRRGIRGEAIVESMVGLGTSTSDVDLAMSTIYANNRELIDEETDRRFFVREGNQIPLGGSPPDEANPLRHPNHEDRGVREIPVGDSVLLEPDDLPQREERIWLKGLGCFQYTRDTLQYTGDDIDVVREGDVDVIHWVPATESVSFRMRTPDGDVRGHAEPGVGDLSSDELVQFVRVGFARIDRQDEDETVAYFTHE is encoded by the coding sequence ATGAACGACGATCTCCGCGAGCGTGTCGAGCGCGAAGCCGAGAAACACGCGCTGTTGAACGCTGTCAAACACGAGAGCGACGCCAACGTCGGTGCGATTATGGGGCCGTTGATGGGTGAGAACCCGGACTTCCGCGAGCACGGGGACGAAATTCCGGGCGTCATCGGTGGCGTCATCGGCCGGGTCAACGATCTCTCATACGACGAAAAGCGCGACCGACTCGAGGAACTCGCCCCCGAGGAACTGGCAGAGATCGAAGCCGAGGACGAAGAAGACGAACACGACCTGCCAGACCTTCCGCGGGCCGACGAGTACGACGAGATCCGAATGCGGTGTGCGCCGAACCCGAACGGCCCGTGGCACGTCGGCCACGCTCGCATGCCGGCCGTGATCGGAACGTATCGGGATCGCTACGACGGCTGGTTCTGCGTCCGCTTCGACGACACCGATCCCGAGACGAAACGACCGGATCTCACGGCGTACGACTCGATTCTCGAGGATCTCGAGTACCTCGGCTTCGAGCCTGACGACGTGTTCCGGGCGAGTGATCGACTCGAGACCTACTACGACCACGCCCGCGAATTGATCGAACTCGGCGGGGCCTACACGTGTTCGTGCTCGGGCGAGGAGTTCTCGGAACTGAAAAATTCGGGCGAAGCCTGTCCTCACCGTGACAAGGACGTCGAAACCGTCCTCGAGGAGTTCGAGGACATGATCGTCGGCGAGTACGAAAGCGGCGAGATGGTTCTGCGCGTGAAGACGGACATCGAGCACAAGAATCCGGCACTCCGCGACTGGGTCGCTTTCCGGATGATCGACACGCCACATCCGCGCGAGGAGGCGAGCCAGTATCGCTGCTGGCCGATGCTCGACTTCCAGTCGGGTGTGGACGATCACCTGATCGGCATCACGCACATCATTCGCGGAATCGATCTTCAAGACTCCGCGAAGCGCCAGCGATTCGTCTACGACTACTTCGATTGGGAGTATCCGGAGGTCGTCCACTGGGGACACGTCCAGATCGACGCCTACGACGTGAAGATGAGTACCTCGACGATTTCGGAACTCATCGACGCCGGCGAACTCGAGGGCTGGGACGATCCGCGCGTGCCGACGCTCAAGAGCCTCCGTCGACGCGGGATTCGTGGCGAAGCGATCGTCGAGTCCATGGTTGGGCTCGGAACCTCGACCAGCGACGTCGACCTCGCGATGAGCACGATTTACGCGAACAACCGCGAGTTGATCGACGAGGAGACGGACCGGCGCTTTTTCGTCCGCGAGGGTAACCAGATCCCGTTGGGCGGAAGTCCACCTGACGAAGCGAACCCACTGCGTCACCCGAATCACGAGGACCGAGGCGTGCGCGAGATCCCCGTCGGCGATTCAGTGTTGCTCGAACCGGACGACCTCCCACAGCGCGAGGAACGAATTTGGCTCAAGGGACTGGGTTGTTTCCAGTACACTCGAGACACGCTCCAGTACACCGGCGACGACATCGACGTCGTTCGAGAGGGAGACGTCGACGTGATTCACTGGGTACCAGCGACAGAGAGCGTCTCGTTTCGAATGCGAACCCCCGACGGCGACGTCCGCGGGCACGCCGAACCCGGCGTCGGCGACCTCTCATCGGACGAACTCGTCCAGTTCGTCCGGGTCGGCTTCGCGAGAATAGATCGACAGGACGAGGATGAGACGGTCGCGTACTTCACGCACGAGTAA
- a CDS encoding mechanosensitive ion channel family protein, which produces MTAFYSNWVQEVLYGSPPLQLLTSIAVIFALVALFALTRGLRRLLGDRYTRNFAEAVEMAVFAGSIVVAAYVLADIWALSFVFGEVLDVIFVDRFTGIRGAVSVAILTTGYLLVRMVNRSFDRLYREDLITNHQKEVAYHTADAGIFVIAGLVIMSIWGIELTNLILSAGVVSAVFGLAAQKTVAAFVAGFLLLFTRPFRAGDWIEVANQNDRKTAGIVQDITISHTKIRTFNDEHVLVPNDELTSNELINYSRSNRLRVDVELGVDYDTNLNRARTVIRNAVDGIDIISPLKEPQVVSKRFGDSAVVLELQFWIEDPKRRRVWQAQTVVIDAIKNAFEQEAITIPYPQRTHQSRNDRGFRVASAASMEGDGRLESDRGEPRTSTEPETKGDAVEPAQDREVTNR; this is translated from the coding sequence GTGACTGCGTTCTACAGTAACTGGGTGCAGGAGGTGCTTTACGGCTCCCCGCCGTTGCAACTGCTGACCAGTATCGCCGTTATCTTCGCACTCGTCGCGTTATTTGCACTGACTCGAGGTCTGCGACGTCTTCTCGGCGACCGCTATACGCGGAACTTCGCCGAGGCTGTCGAGATGGCCGTCTTCGCTGGCAGTATCGTCGTCGCGGCCTACGTGCTCGCCGATATCTGGGCACTTTCGTTCGTCTTCGGCGAGGTTCTCGACGTCATCTTCGTCGACCGCTTCACCGGCATCCGTGGCGCAGTATCGGTCGCAATCCTCACCACCGGCTATCTGCTCGTTCGAATGGTCAACCGCTCGTTCGACCGTCTCTACCGAGAAGACCTCATCACGAACCACCAGAAAGAGGTCGCCTACCACACGGCCGACGCCGGTATCTTCGTCATCGCAGGCCTGGTTATCATGTCGATCTGGGGGATCGAACTGACGAATCTCATCCTCAGCGCTGGCGTTGTCAGCGCCGTCTTCGGCCTGGCCGCCCAGAAAACCGTCGCTGCGTTCGTCGCCGGCTTCCTCCTCCTCTTTACACGTCCCTTCCGGGCCGGCGACTGGATCGAGGTCGCAAACCAGAACGATCGCAAGACTGCCGGCATCGTTCAGGACATTACCATCTCGCACACGAAGATCCGGACGTTCAACGACGAACACGTCCTCGTTCCGAACGACGAGCTCACCTCGAACGAACTCATCAACTACTCGCGAAGCAATCGCCTCCGCGTCGACGTCGAACTCGGCGTCGACTACGACACCAACCTCAACCGCGCCCGAACCGTCATCCGCAACGCCGTCGACGGCATCGACATCATCAGCCCACTCAAAGAACCCCAGGTCGTCTCCAAACGCTTCGGCGACTCCGCAGTGGTACTCGAGTTACAGTTCTGGATCGAGGACCCGAAGCGCCGGCGCGTCTGGCAGGCCCAGACGGTCGTTATCGACGCGATCAAGAACGCCTTCGAGCAAGAAGCGATTACGATTCCGTACCCACAACGGACACATCAGTCGCGGAACGACCGCGGCTTTCGGGTGGCGTCGGCGGCGTCGATGGAGGGAGACGGGAGACTCGAGTCCGACAGAGGAGAGCCGCGTACGAGTACGGAACCTGAGACGAAGGGAGACGCGGTAGAACCAGCGCAAGACCGGGAGGTCACGAATAGGTAG
- a CDS encoding FmdB family zinc ribbon protein, with protein sequence MSMFERLGEKVERFKQEAVAARDDSAEYRCRNCGSEIYNEQSSCPECGSTEVESVADEPTADESDDSTSETPNSEGETDREPGETASDSTGESGPDDTDTSGEE encoded by the coding sequence ATGAGCATGTTCGAACGGCTGGGTGAGAAGGTCGAGCGATTCAAACAGGAAGCGGTCGCCGCCCGTGACGACAGTGCCGAGTACCGGTGTCGAAACTGTGGGTCCGAAATCTACAACGAACAATCGTCGTGTCCCGAGTGTGGCAGTACCGAAGTCGAGTCGGTCGCTGACGAACCCACGGCAGACGAGTCGGACGATTCCACGAGCGAAACGCCAAACAGCGAGGGAGAAACCGACCGAGAACCTGGCGAGACGGCCTCCGATTCCACTGGTGAGAGTGGCCCCGACGACACCGACACCAGCGGCGAAGAGTAA
- a CDS encoding PQQ-like beta-propeller repeat protein, with amino-acid sequence MVYTPNQTRREWINTCAVVVGGTAVAGCVEEDNNDNSNGKNSNQDPNWPMYGIDVQNTGYQPNVSGPEGDNIELREVYDIGGGSSYPVVTAGDHIYVTSRDGVVLALNRETEELIWEAEGHGPLMVFEDRVYGPRGSHRIYGYDREDGVRWESDEIDLQRSLNLNNEPIVTEDGIFVISDHNVWKIDIDTGEYISVREYPRDSRDLTGTTDIPAYNDGVLYHAMGIELFALDIESGEHKWSVESENVLHIGNPSVFDDIIYVPGGGKMIYAFDIDSGKELWTVEIYDSIEERPTVAEELIYIDDGQKLTAIDSHTGEIDWDVETPAGTNEVVVANETVYSSDIFGLRAHDMHSGTLKWEFEIEEPTEDGFSTPPAVFDDAIYCISTNGKLYSLEDT; translated from the coding sequence ATGGTGTATACACCTAACCAGACACGCCGCGAGTGGATCAATACTTGTGCAGTTGTCGTAGGTGGAACTGCAGTTGCAGGATGTGTCGAGGAAGACAACAATGATAATAGTAATGGAAAGAATAGTAATCAAGACCCAAATTGGCCAATGTACGGGATCGATGTGCAAAACACTGGGTATCAACCGAATGTATCTGGACCAGAAGGCGATAATATCGAGCTGAGAGAAGTTTATGATATTGGTGGTGGAAGTTCGTATCCAGTCGTAACTGCTGGCGACCACATCTATGTGACGAGTCGCGATGGTGTCGTATTAGCATTAAATCGTGAAACAGAGGAACTCATCTGGGAAGCAGAAGGTCATGGCCCACTGATGGTTTTCGAGGACCGTGTCTATGGTCCGCGTGGAAGCCACCGTATATACGGTTACGACAGAGAAGATGGGGTGCGATGGGAATCAGATGAAATTGACCTTCAGCGAAGTCTCAATCTAAACAACGAGCCTATTGTGACGGAAGACGGTATTTTTGTCATCTCTGATCACAACGTTTGGAAGATTGATATAGACACTGGAGAGTATATTAGTGTCCGTGAATACCCTCGAGATTCGCGTGATCTTACTGGAACTACTGATATTCCTGCATACAATGATGGTGTACTCTATCATGCTATGGGGATCGAGTTATTTGCATTAGATATTGAAAGTGGTGAGCATAAATGGAGTGTCGAGAGTGAAAACGTCCTACACATTGGTAACCCATCAGTATTTGACGATATCATCTATGTACCTGGTGGTGGAAAAATGATATACGCTTTTGATATTGATTCTGGTAAGGAATTATGGACGGTCGAAATATATGACAGTATTGAAGAACGTCCTACTGTTGCTGAGGAGTTGATATATATTGATGATGGTCAGAAGTTAACTGCAATTGATTCACACACGGGTGAAATTGATTGGGATGTAGAGACACCTGCGGGAACTAACGAGGTTGTTGTAGCAAATGAGACAGTATATAGTTCAGACATTTTTGGCCTCCGTGCTCACGATATGCATTCCGGAACCCTCAAATGGGAATTCGAAATTGAGGAACCAACTGAAGACGGCTTCTCAACACCGCCAGCGGTGTTCGATGATGCCATATATTGTATATCAACTAATGGAAAACTGTATTCCCTTGAAGACACCTGA
- a CDS encoding thiamine-phosphate synthase family protein, which translates to MSLVLPSELVVDRFLPTVRAMLATRLAERGLTQQEIATNLGVTQAAVSKYISGDGGGDDRFREHPETVATVDRIADGLSSEEMDGYDALSELLALVHSLVDRGPICELHEEEMPGLQGLGCDLCVRGLDSDVRAERDVLASVRTAARTLAAIPEMVSYVPNVGTNVGMALPDPHDETDIAAIPGRIYAMGRRIEIPANPEFGASKHVATAILAANDTDQTIRGATNIATDDALLETARVLGLDPLEFDAEYENRGDHLRSRFDERGGVPPVAYHRGAFGIEPTTYVFGVDAGAATERVRTLVTESSES; encoded by the coding sequence ATGTCTCTCGTCTTACCCAGCGAACTCGTCGTCGATCGGTTTCTCCCGACGGTTCGAGCCATGCTCGCGACCAGACTGGCTGAGCGCGGTCTGACCCAACAGGAGATTGCAACGAATCTCGGAGTGACACAAGCTGCCGTCAGTAAGTACATTAGCGGTGACGGCGGCGGCGACGATCGCTTTCGAGAGCACCCTGAAACGGTTGCTACCGTCGATCGGATCGCCGATGGACTCTCGAGTGAAGAGATGGACGGCTACGACGCGCTGTCCGAGCTACTAGCCCTCGTTCACAGTCTCGTCGATCGCGGGCCAATCTGTGAACTCCACGAAGAGGAAATGCCAGGGCTCCAAGGGCTCGGATGTGACCTCTGCGTGCGCGGACTCGATTCCGACGTCCGCGCCGAGCGCGACGTGCTCGCCTCCGTTCGAACCGCTGCGCGGACGCTTGCAGCCATCCCTGAAATGGTATCTTACGTCCCAAACGTTGGAACCAACGTCGGAATGGCACTTCCGGACCCACACGACGAGACCGACATCGCCGCAATTCCCGGCCGAATATACGCGATGGGAAGACGAATCGAGATTCCCGCAAATCCCGAATTCGGTGCCTCGAAACACGTCGCCACCGCCATTCTCGCAGCGAACGATACTGACCAGACGATCCGCGGGGCGACCAACATCGCGACCGATGACGCGTTGCTCGAAACCGCTCGAGTGCTGGGATTAGATCCACTCGAGTTCGACGCGGAGTACGAAAACCGCGGCGATCACCTTCGGTCACGCTTCGACGAACGAGGTGGTGTCCCACCAGTCGCGTATCACCGTGGTGCGTTTGGCATCGAGCCAACGACGTACGTGTTCGGAGTCGACGCTGGGGCAGCAACTGAACGGGTTCGGACACTCGTTACTGAATCGTCGGAGAGCTAA
- a CDS encoding isopentenyl phosphate kinase — translation MIVLKLGGSVITHKDRAETLDGASLEQAADSIARALENEGGALEGGLVLVHGGGSFGHHNASEHGVSTTTGTHDAGAVLEIHGAMKTLNQFVLTRLLERDVQAVPVHPFSTACRDGDGALELPTSQVKSMLAEGFVPVLHGDVIAQTGRGATVVSGDELVVELARALEADRIGLCSTVPGVLDEEDAVIERISNYEAVESVLGASETTDVTGGMAGKVNGLLELEGASSIFGLDGLASFLEGKNPGTTIE, via the coding sequence ATGATCGTGTTGAAACTCGGGGGGAGTGTCATCACTCACAAGGACCGGGCTGAAACCCTCGATGGAGCGTCCCTCGAGCAAGCGGCTGATTCGATTGCACGTGCCCTCGAAAACGAGGGGGGTGCACTCGAGGGCGGACTCGTCCTCGTCCACGGTGGCGGCAGTTTCGGCCACCACAACGCCAGCGAACACGGTGTGAGCACGACGACGGGAACGCACGACGCGGGCGCTGTCCTCGAGATTCACGGAGCGATGAAGACGCTGAATCAGTTCGTGTTGACGCGGCTGCTCGAACGCGACGTGCAGGCAGTTCCGGTACATCCGTTTTCGACAGCGTGCCGGGATGGGGACGGGGCCCTCGAACTTCCGACCAGCCAGGTGAAGTCGATGCTCGCGGAGGGGTTCGTTCCGGTCCTTCACGGCGACGTGATCGCACAGACGGGCCGCGGGGCAACCGTCGTCAGTGGCGACGAACTGGTCGTCGAACTGGCTCGAGCCCTCGAGGCCGATCGAATCGGCCTTTGCTCGACGGTTCCGGGCGTGCTAGACGAGGAGGATGCCGTAATCGAGCGGATTTCGAACTACGAAGCCGTCGAGTCCGTACTGGGTGCTAGTGAGACGACCGACGTCACTGGTGGAATGGCTGGGAAAGTCAACGGGTTACTCGAACTCGAGGGAGCGTCGTCGATCTTCGGACTCGACGGATTGGCGTCATTTCTCGAAGGGAAGAATCCAGGGACGACGATCGAGTAG
- the idsA3 gene encoding geranylfarnesyl diphosphate synthase, with amino-acid sequence MTTPEAREEAVLEAVRKRREQVNDAIPEELPVQRPERLYEASRYLLDAGGKRLRPTVLLTTAESLVDVEPLSSDYRTFPSLDGGTIDIMNAAVSVEVIQSFTLIHDDIMDDDDLRRGVPAVHKEYDLEAAILAGDTLYSKAFEIMLETGADPDRMVEALGILATTCTKICEGQSLDVTFEERANVSPEEYLEMVEQKTAVLYAASACLPAVLLGSDDETIEALYGYGLDIGRAFQIQDDVLDLTVPSDKLGKQRGSDLVENKQTLITVHAREQGVVIDDLVDSDTVEAVTEAEIDAALAELEKAGSITYAKETAEDLVEQGKSRLEVLPDNEARQLLCELADYLIERGY; translated from the coding sequence ATGACAACCCCAGAGGCACGAGAAGAGGCGGTGCTCGAAGCGGTCCGGAAGCGCCGCGAGCAGGTCAACGACGCGATCCCGGAAGAATTGCCAGTCCAACGGCCCGAACGGCTCTACGAAGCCTCACGATACCTGCTCGATGCGGGTGGTAAGCGACTACGCCCGACCGTGTTGCTTACGACGGCAGAGTCGCTCGTCGACGTCGAACCACTGTCGAGTGACTACCGTACATTCCCGTCGCTCGATGGAGGCACGATCGACATCATGAACGCCGCGGTCAGCGTCGAAGTCATCCAATCGTTTACGCTGATACACGACGATATTATGGACGACGACGACCTCCGACGCGGCGTTCCTGCCGTACACAAGGAGTACGACCTCGAGGCGGCTATCCTCGCAGGTGATACGCTCTACTCGAAGGCGTTCGAGATCATGCTCGAGACGGGTGCCGACCCCGACCGAATGGTCGAAGCGCTCGGCATCCTCGCGACGACGTGTACGAAAATCTGTGAGGGCCAATCGTTGGACGTCACGTTCGAAGAGCGAGCCAACGTCTCTCCCGAAGAGTACCTGGAGATGGTCGAGCAAAAGACGGCCGTGTTGTACGCCGCGTCGGCGTGTCTTCCGGCCGTCTTGCTGGGAAGCGACGACGAGACGATCGAGGCCCTCTATGGCTACGGACTCGATATCGGTCGCGCGTTCCAGATCCAAGACGACGTGCTCGACTTGACGGTTCCGAGTGACAAACTCGGCAAGCAACGAGGGAGCGACCTCGTCGAAAACAAACAGACGCTGATTACCGTCCACGCTCGAGAACAGGGCGTCGTGATCGACGATCTGGTCGACTCAGACACCGTCGAAGCCGTTACCGAAGCCGAAATCGACGCTGCCCTCGCCGAACTCGAGAAAGCAGGCTCGATCACCTACGCGAAGGAGACGGCGGAAGACCTCGTCGAACAGGGGAAATCCCGACTCGAGGTGTTGCCTGACAACGAGGCTCGACAGCTCCTGTGTGAGCTGGCGGATTATCTGATCGAACGCGGCTACTGA
- a CDS encoding outer membrane protein assembly factor BamB family protein, whose product MKERWNQSRRQWLGACASLGSATVLAGCFGSDSDDDSSPEEENVTGADWPMYGVDLQNTNYQSNATEVEGDELTKSSVIELDGISTHPITISEGYICGHSTGGKMFTIDIDTGNILWERENFGRPIIHDGTVYGPTTDERIHGYNIKNGDHWESQTIDSIDGLGYPLPTEEAIFVFSSEVLWKVDYETGEYTKVIELPPYIGGYSEWPAFQDGVIYMSRSSEMHAINVKTPEILWTFEPEGGGSMADSNPTIGNGLIYTTSRDQNLHAIEIESGNEVWSIDTDTRAETSPAFANDIVYLAESGRAVAVDADSGEIVWEDAESIIGKPQDMVIVGETCYTATRFGIWTHDASTGDLNWEYRIPDESDVGFNAPPTISDGQIYVPSDDEKLYSIGGS is encoded by the coding sequence ATGAAAGAGCGTTGGAATCAATCGCGCCGACAGTGGCTCGGTGCCTGTGCAAGTCTTGGAAGTGCGACCGTCCTTGCAGGGTGTTTCGGAAGTGACAGTGATGATGACTCGAGCCCTGAAGAGGAAAATGTGACAGGTGCAGATTGGCCGATGTATGGCGTTGATCTGCAGAACACAAACTATCAGTCGAATGCAACAGAGGTAGAGGGAGATGAATTAACCAAAAGCAGTGTTATTGAATTGGATGGGATTAGTACCCATCCAATTACTATTTCTGAAGGATATATTTGTGGCCATAGTACCGGCGGGAAAATGTTTACGATAGATATCGACACTGGAAATATATTGTGGGAAAGAGAGAATTTTGGCAGGCCTATTATTCATGATGGCACTGTTTACGGCCCAACTACAGATGAACGAATTCACGGATATAATATAAAGAATGGCGACCACTGGGAATCACAAACAATTGATTCCATTGATGGACTTGGTTATCCATTACCAACTGAAGAGGCAATCTTCGTTTTTAGTTCGGAAGTACTTTGGAAGGTTGACTATGAAACAGGAGAATACACGAAAGTTATTGAATTACCACCATATATTGGTGGTTATAGTGAGTGGCCAGCATTTCAAGATGGTGTCATCTATATGTCTCGATCGTCCGAAATGCATGCAATAAACGTAAAAACCCCCGAAATTCTGTGGACTTTCGAACCTGAGGGTGGGGGAAGTATGGCAGATAGTAATCCGACAATTGGGAACGGGCTAATTTACACAACGAGTCGTGATCAAAATTTGCATGCTATTGAGATAGAGTCCGGAAACGAAGTTTGGTCAATTGACACAGACACACGTGCTGAAACCAGTCCCGCGTTCGCAAATGACATTGTTTACCTCGCAGAATCAGGACGTGCAGTTGCTGTTGATGCTGATTCCGGTGAAATAGTGTGGGAAGATGCTGAATCAATCATCGGAAAACCACAAGATATGGTAATTGTGGGTGAAACGTGTTATACAGCAACTCGATTTGGTATCTGGACTCATGACGCGTCTACAGGCGACCTCAATTGGGAATATCGTATTCCCGACGAGAGTGATGTAGGCTTCAATGCTCCCCCAACTATTTCGGATGGACAAATATACGTCCCGTCTGACGATGAAAAATTGTATTCTATTGGGGGTTCATGA
- a CDS encoding ribonuclease J, giving the protein MEIEIATIGGYEEVGRQMTAVRAGDDVVIFDMGLNLSQVLIHDNVETERMHSLDLIDMGAIPDDRIMSDLEGDVQAIVPTHGHLDHIGAISKLAHRYDAPIVATPFTIELVKQQIEGEQKFGVENDLIKMDAGETMSIGDSGKVDLEFVNVTHSIIDAINPVLHTPEGAVVYGLDKRMDHTPVLGDPIDMERFREIGREGNGVLCYIEDCTNANKKGRTPSENVAREHLRDVLYSMEDYDGGIVATTFSSHIARVKSLVEFANDIGRQPVLLGRSMEKYSGTAERLDFVDFPSDLGMFGHRKSVDRTFKRIMNEGKEDFLPIVTGHQGEPRAMLTRMARGETPYQLDDGDKVVFSARVIPEPTNEGQRYQAEKLLGMQGARVYDDIHVSGHMNQEGHYTMLNALQPQHIIPAHQDLKGLSGYVNLCESEGYKMGRDIHVSRNGNLIQLVD; this is encoded by the coding sequence ATGGAAATAGAAATTGCAACAATCGGCGGCTACGAAGAAGTTGGACGGCAGATGACTGCCGTCCGCGCCGGTGACGACGTCGTCATCTTCGATATGGGCCTGAACCTCTCGCAGGTTCTCATCCACGACAACGTCGAAACCGAACGGATGCACAGTCTCGATCTGATCGATATGGGTGCGATCCCCGACGATCGGATCATGAGCGACCTCGAGGGCGACGTTCAGGCGATCGTCCCGACGCACGGTCACCTCGACCACATCGGTGCGATCTCGAAACTCGCACACCGTTACGACGCACCCATCGTCGCGACGCCGTTTACGATCGAACTCGTCAAACAGCAGATCGAAGGCGAGCAGAAATTCGGCGTCGAGAACGACCTGATCAAGATGGACGCCGGCGAGACGATGTCGATCGGCGACTCCGGCAAGGTCGACCTCGAGTTCGTCAACGTCACGCACTCGATCATCGACGCGATCAACCCAGTGTTGCACACGCCGGAAGGCGCTGTCGTCTACGGACTGGACAAGCGTATGGACCACACGCCGGTGCTCGGCGATCCGATCGACATGGAGCGATTCCGCGAGATCGGTCGCGAAGGCAACGGCGTCCTCTGTTACATCGAGGACTGTACGAACGCGAACAAGAAGGGCCGCACGCCCTCCGAAAACGTCGCTCGCGAACACCTCCGTGACGTTCTCTACAGTATGGAGGACTACGACGGCGGCATCGTCGCGACGACGTTCTCGAGTCACATCGCACGCGTGAAGTCCTTAGTTGAGTTCGCAAACGACATCGGCCGTCAGCCAGTCTTGCTGGGCCGTTCGATGGAGAAGTACTCGGGAACCGCAGAACGACTCGACTTCGTCGACTTCCCGTCGGATCTTGGGATGTTCGGTCACCGGAAATCCGTCGACCGCACCTTCAAACGCATCATGAACGAAGGCAAGGAGGACTTCCTACCGATCGTGACCGGTCACCAGGGAGAGCCTCGAGCGATGCTTACGCGGATGGCCCGCGGCGAGACACCGTATCAACTGGACGACGGCGACAAGGTCGTCTTCTCCGCACGTGTCATTCCGGAGCCGACGAACGAGGGCCAGCGCTACCAGGCCGAGAAACTCCTGGGTATGCAGGGCGCTCGCGTCTACGACGACATCCACGTCTCCGGGCACATGAACCAGGAGGGCCACTACACGATGCTCAATGCGCTGCAGCCACAGCACATCATCCCGGCTCACCAGGATCTCAAGGGCCTCTCGGGGTACGTCAACCTCTGTGAGAGCGAGGGGTACAAGATGGGCCGAGACATCCACGTCTCGAGAAATGGCAACCTCATTCAGCTCGTCGATTGA
- a CDS encoding DUF456 domain-containing protein has protein sequence MVDAVTMVAVALLVGGVVGTLVPLVPGGLLSLSGVYLYWWTSGFGEPGTITIVILTVLGAVTIFAEFFAGALAARVGGASWTTTTIAGVVAVVSLLVVGPVGLLIGLFGTVFVVEYLRRGDANHSARSALFATVGTLASSAIQAMLTATMLFVFVVSVFAL, from the coding sequence ATGGTCGACGCGGTCACCATGGTCGCAGTTGCTTTGCTCGTGGGTGGCGTCGTCGGAACGCTCGTGCCGCTCGTTCCCGGCGGATTGCTCTCGCTCTCCGGTGTCTATCTCTACTGGTGGACGAGTGGCTTTGGCGAACCCGGAACGATCACGATCGTCATCCTCACGGTACTCGGAGCGGTGACGATCTTCGCCGAGTTCTTCGCCGGGGCCCTCGCCGCTCGAGTCGGCGGTGCGTCGTGGACAACGACGACAATCGCGGGGGTCGTCGCTGTCGTCTCGTTACTCGTTGTCGGCCCCGTCGGCTTGCTTATCGGGCTCTTTGGAACGGTCTTCGTCGTCGAGTACCTCCGACGAGGCGACGCCAACCACAGCGCCCGTTCTGCACTCTTTGCGACCGTCGGGACGCTCGCCTCGAGCGCGATTCAGGCGATGTTGACCGCGACGATGCTCTTCGTGTTCGTCGTTTCCGTCTTCGCCCTCTGA